Proteins encoded together in one Psychrobacter sanguinis window:
- the thiM gene encoding hydroxyethylthiazole kinase: MQPQVIHSCFTAFKNTAPLVHNMTNDVAHNTVANILLAAGASPAMVHDLNEAPEFVKLAAALSLNIGTLTEPMLQSMLITAEIAHTRHIPWILDPVAVGATQFRQRACTELLKLKPDVIRGNASEILALAGMHSRTKGTDSGDSVERAKEAAQQLTQYAKVVVVTGAIDWVTDGSQSYSVDHGHPMMTQVTALGCALTALIGGFIGANTSKTEDNKSNNHLLLNAATTALCYYGQAGEIAATTATGPGSFYVNFLDALYNLDVDTLVENSRVTRS, encoded by the coding sequence ATGCAACCTCAAGTTATCCATTCTTGTTTTACTGCCTTCAAAAACACCGCCCCATTGGTCCATAATATGACCAATGATGTGGCCCATAATACGGTGGCAAATATTCTATTGGCTGCTGGGGCCTCACCAGCCATGGTACACGACCTTAATGAAGCCCCTGAGTTCGTCAAGCTTGCTGCAGCCCTTTCATTAAATATCGGCACCCTGACTGAGCCAATGTTGCAAAGCATGCTGATCACTGCAGAGATTGCTCATACCCGCCATATTCCTTGGATATTAGACCCTGTCGCCGTAGGCGCTACCCAGTTTCGTCAACGTGCCTGCACTGAACTGTTAAAGCTCAAGCCTGATGTGATTCGAGGCAATGCCTCCGAGATACTCGCATTGGCAGGTATGCACAGTCGTACTAAAGGCACAGATAGTGGTGACAGCGTGGAGAGAGCCAAAGAAGCCGCGCAACAACTCACCCAATATGCAAAAGTGGTAGTAGTTACTGGGGCTATAGACTGGGTCACAGACGGCAGTCAAAGCTACTCGGTTGATCATGGTCACCCAATGATGACCCAAGTGACTGCTTTAGGTTGTGCCTTGACCGCATTAATAGGTGGGTTTATCGGGGCTAATACCTCAAAAACAGAAGACAATAAGTCTAATAACCACCTATTACTAAATGCAGCTACCACTGCCTTATGTTACTACGGTCAAGCCGGCGAAATCGCTGCCACTACTGCAACTGGGCCTGGTAGCTTTTACGTTAATTTTTTGGATGCTTTATATAACCTAGACGTAGATACCTTAGTCGAAAATTCAAGAGTAACCCGATCATGA
- a CDS encoding septal ring lytic transglycosylase RlpA family protein codes for MKKFSSALCALACMVGATNLAHATESKQTISVKSSSDIDSVLNELARKQNQPTSLLQTSFEPSTLSTNSSLISAKGSSKASQDNDDVLSHLTLVASNAVNKFKQSGSASWYGGKFHGRKTASGERFDMNSLTAAHPSLPFNTYLRVTNKGNGKSVVVKVNDRGPYHSNRMLDLSYAAAKQIGLVSRGIANVTIERVGSP; via the coding sequence GTAGGAGCTACTAATCTAGCTCACGCTACTGAATCAAAGCAAACTATCAGCGTCAAAAGCTCAAGCGATATCGACAGCGTCCTCAATGAGTTAGCACGTAAACAAAACCAACCAACTTCTTTACTACAGACTTCTTTTGAACCTTCTACACTTTCTACCAATAGCTCATTAATTAGCGCCAAAGGTTCTAGCAAAGCCAGTCAAGATAACGACGATGTTTTGTCACACTTGACCTTAGTGGCTTCAAATGCAGTAAATAAATTCAAACAAAGTGGTAGTGCCTCTTGGTACGGTGGTAAATTCCACGGTAGAAAAACTGCCAGTGGTGAACGCTTTGATATGAACTCTTTAACCGCAGCTCACCCTTCTCTTCCTTTTAACACCTACCTAAGAGTAACCAACAAAGGTAATGGTAAGAGCGTTGTGGTAAAAGTAAACGATCGTGGTCCTTACCACAGTAACCGCATGTTAGACTTGTCTTATGCAGCTGCCAAACAAATTGGCTTAGTGAGCCGCGGCATTGCCAACGTTACTATTGAAAGAGTGGGCTCGCCTTAA